The Hyphomicrobiales bacterium genome has a window encoding:
- a CDS encoding conserved exported hypothetical protein (Evidence 4 : Unknown function but conserved in other organisms) translates to MTTFRKTLTATLAAVTLATTFIASGAEARPRWGYRYGGWGVGAGVVGALAAGAIIASATRPAYGYGYYAAPARSCDLVERFDRWGNVVGYRRVCGYY, encoded by the coding sequence ATGACCACGTTCCGCAAGACGCTGACCGCCACCCTCGCGGCCGTGACGCTGGCCACCACCTTCATCGCTTCGGGTGCCGAAGCACGGCCGCGCTGGGGCTACCGCTACGGGGGCTGGGGCGTTGGAGCCGGCGTGGTCGGTGCGCTCGCTGCCGGCGCCATCATCGCCTCGGCCACGCGCCCCGCCTATGGCTACGGCTACTATGCGGCCCCTGCCCGCTCCTGCGACCTGGTCGAGCGCTTCGACCGCTGGGGCAACGTCGTCGGCTATCGCCGGGTCTGCGGCTACTACTGA
- a CDS encoding conserved hypothetical protein (Evidence 4 : Unknown function but conserved in other organisms): MFNAKSLLDALISAGSQAGAQAGQQGGLGGMLGGLAEQVQRSGGLGGLAGQILTQATQGVGDAARQTGVQQGASDALGRVTGGKTPDQLIEQAKGLFNSNPALATAVLGGLGALVFGTKAGRSVAGSAAQLGGLALIGGLAYKAYQNYQAGKPLLDSRQQEVLPAPAGTGFEPQAATDATAQVFIRAMIAAAAADGHIDAQERNAILGGLKDANLDQEAHAWLAAELAKPASIDELVEASESPELAAQIYTAARIAINPDTAPEKDFLAGLAGSLGLDAELVANIDAAASAAKV, translated from the coding sequence ATGTTCAATGCCAAATCGCTGCTCGATGCCCTGATCAGCGCCGGCAGCCAGGCGGGAGCGCAGGCGGGCCAGCAGGGTGGCCTCGGCGGCATGCTCGGCGGCCTGGCCGAACAGGTGCAGCGCTCAGGCGGTCTCGGCGGCCTCGCCGGCCAGATCCTGACCCAGGCGACGCAGGGCGTCGGCGACGCGGCGCGCCAGACCGGCGTGCAGCAGGGCGCCAGTGACGCGCTTGGCCGCGTGACCGGAGGCAAGACGCCCGACCAGCTCATCGAGCAGGCAAAGGGCTTGTTCAACAGCAACCCCGCTCTGGCCACGGCCGTACTCGGCGGCCTCGGCGCACTGGTTTTCGGCACCAAAGCCGGCCGGTCGGTCGCAGGCTCGGCGGCGCAGCTCGGCGGCCTCGCCCTGATCGGCGGCCTCGCCTACAAGGCCTACCAGAACTACCAGGCCGGCAAGCCGTTGCTCGACAGCCGCCAGCAGGAGGTGCTGCCCGCCCCGGCCGGAACCGGCTTCGAGCCGCAGGCCGCGACGGACGCCACCGCTCAGGTCTTCATTCGCGCCATGATCGCCGCCGCCGCGGCCGACGGCCATATCGACGCGCAGGAGCGCAACGCTATCCTCGGCGGCCTCAAGGATGCCAATCTCGATCAGGAGGCCCATGCCTGGCTCGCGGCGGAGCTGGCGAAGCCGGCCTCGATCGACGAACTCGTCGAGGCCTCCGAGAGCCCGGAGCTCGCCGCGCAGATCTATACGGCGGCGCGCATCGCCATCAATCCGGACACCGCACCCGAGAAGGATTTCCTGGCTGGCCTTGCCGGCTCGCTCGGGCTCGACGCCGAGCTCGTCGCCAATATCGACGCAGCCGCGAGCGCCGCAAAGGTCTAA
- a CDS encoding Lrp/AsnC family transcriptional regulator, whose protein sequence is MTTLDTLDWRLLEALQRDASLTNAALAEQIGLSASQISRRRQRLEQDGVIRGYRAALEPAAVGLGVIVFIHVALDTHSRDNARRFRDLVRLTPAILEAHALTGEADYLLKVAVGDLKALARLVNEILMPHESVARVRSEIALETLKEPGLLPLPMT, encoded by the coding sequence ATGACCACGCTCGACACGCTGGACTGGCGCCTCCTCGAGGCTTTGCAACGCGACGCCTCGCTGACCAACGCGGCCCTTGCCGAACAGATCGGGCTGTCCGCCAGCCAGATCTCGCGCCGCCGCCAGCGCTTGGAGCAGGACGGCGTGATCCGCGGCTACCGGGCTGCGCTGGAGCCGGCGGCCGTCGGCCTCGGCGTCATCGTCTTCATCCATGTCGCGCTCGACACGCATTCGCGCGACAACGCCCGCCGCTTCCGCGATCTCGTCCGCCTGACTCCGGCGATCCTCGAGGCGCATGCCCTGACCGGAGAGGCGGATTACCTGCTGAAGGTGGCTGTCGGCGACCTCAAGGCGCTGGCCCGGCTCGTCAACGAAATCCTGATGCCGCATGAGAGCGTGGCGCGCGTGCGCTCGGAGATCGCGCTCGAAACGCTGAAGGAGCCGGGACTGCTGCCCTTGCCGATGACATAA
- the vllY gene encoding Hemolysin VllY: MGPFPHDAAPPEISTANPMGTDGFEFVEFAHPEPEKLGALFETMGFTPVARHRSKQVTLYRQGDVNFVVNAEPDSFAQAFAAEHGPCACAMAFRVVDARHAFERAVSLGAEPYESAIGPGELAIPAVRGIGGSLLYFVDRYGEKGSIWDVDFEWLGERDPHPEQAELYYLDHLTHNVIRGRMDHWAGWYGNLFNFREIRFFNIEGKLTGLISRALTSPCGKIRIPINESLDDKSQIEEYLRQYKGEGIQHVAMGSRDIYASVEQLRRNGLPFMPSPPATYYEKVDARVPNHGEPVERLKANGVLIDGEGAVALGEKEGRMSKVLLQIFSGTVLGPIFFEFIQRKGDDGFGEGNFRALFESIEEDQIRRGVLKPADAAE; this comes from the coding sequence ATGGGTCCCTTTCCGCACGATGCCGCGCCGCCGGAAATCTCCACCGCGAACCCGATGGGCACGGACGGCTTCGAGTTCGTAGAGTTCGCCCATCCCGAGCCGGAGAAGCTCGGCGCGCTGTTCGAGACCATGGGCTTCACGCCCGTCGCCCGGCATCGCTCGAAGCAGGTGACGCTCTACCGGCAGGGCGACGTGAATTTCGTCGTCAATGCCGAGCCCGATTCCTTCGCCCAGGCCTTCGCGGCCGAGCATGGTCCCTGCGCCTGCGCGATGGCCTTCCGCGTGGTCGATGCCAGGCACGCTTTCGAGCGCGCCGTCTCGCTCGGCGCCGAGCCCTATGAAAGCGCGATCGGGCCGGGCGAGCTTGCCATCCCCGCCGTGCGCGGCATCGGCGGTTCGCTGCTCTATTTCGTCGACCGCTATGGCGAGAAGGGCTCGATCTGGGATGTCGACTTCGAATGGCTCGGCGAGCGCGATCCGCATCCCGAGCAGGCCGAGCTCTATTATCTCGACCACCTCACCCATAACGTGATCCGTGGGCGCATGGACCATTGGGCCGGCTGGTACGGCAATCTGTTCAACTTCCGCGAGATCCGCTTCTTCAACATCGAGGGCAAGCTGACCGGCCTGATCTCGCGGGCGCTGACCTCGCCCTGCGGCAAGATCCGCATCCCGATCAACGAGTCGCTCGACGACAAGAGCCAGATCGAGGAGTACCTGCGCCAGTACAAGGGCGAGGGTATCCAGCATGTCGCGATGGGCTCGCGCGACATCTATGCCAGCGTCGAGCAGTTGCGCCGCAACGGCCTGCCCTTCATGCCGTCGCCGCCCGCGACCTATTACGAGAAGGTCGATGCCCGCGTACCGAACCATGGCGAGCCGGTCGAACGGCTGAAGGCCAACGGTGTCCTGATCGACGGCGAGGGCGCGGTCGCGCTCGGCGAGAAGGAGGGCCGGATGAGCAAGGTGCTGCTGCAGATCTTCTCGGGCACGGTGCTCGGCCCGATCTTCTTCGAGTTCATCCAGCGCAAGGGCGATGACGGCTTCGGCGAGGGCAACTTCCGCGCCCTGTTCGAGTCGATCGAGGAGGACCAGATCCGGCGCGGCGTGCTGAAGCCGGCGGACGCGGCAGAGTAG